One segment of Xanthomonas oryzae pv. oryzae DNA contains the following:
- the glyA gene encoding serine hydroxymethyltransferase, which produces MFSRDVRLETYDPELAKAIAAEAGRQEDHVELIASENYCSQLVMEAQGSQLTNKYAEGYPGKRYYGGCAFVDIAEQLAIDRIKQVFDADYANVQPHSGSQANQAVYLALLQPGDTILGMSLAHGGHLTHGAKANVSGKLFNAVQYGVNEQGLIDYDEVQRLATEHTPKMVVAGFSAYSQKIDWARFRAIADSVGAYLFVDMAHIAGLVAAGVYPSPMEHAHVVTSTTHKTLRGPRGGIIVAKGASEELQKKLQSIVFPGIQGGPLMHVIAAKAVAFKEALEPAFKTYQQQVVKNAQAMANTLIARGYKIVSGGTENHLMLVDMIGRDVSGKDAEAALGKAHITVNKNAVPNDPRSPFVTSGLRLGTPAITTRGYKEPDSIDLANWIADVLDAPTDEAVLAKVRDAVTAQCKRYPVYG; this is translated from the coding sequence ATGTTCTCGCGCGATGTCCGACTGGAAACCTACGACCCCGAACTGGCCAAGGCCATCGCTGCTGAAGCCGGCCGCCAGGAGGATCACGTCGAGCTGATCGCCAGCGAGAACTACTGCAGCCAGCTGGTGATGGAAGCCCAGGGCAGCCAGCTGACCAACAAGTACGCCGAAGGCTACCCTGGCAAGCGCTACTACGGCGGCTGCGCGTTCGTCGACATTGCCGAACAGCTAGCGATCGACCGCATCAAGCAGGTCTTCGATGCCGATTATGCAAATGTGCAGCCGCACAGCGGCTCGCAGGCCAACCAGGCGGTGTATCTGGCGCTGCTGCAGCCGGGCGACACCATTTTGGGCATGAGCCTGGCGCATGGCGGCCACCTGACCCACGGCGCCAAGGCCAACGTCTCCGGCAAGCTGTTCAACGCGGTGCAGTACGGCGTCAACGAGCAGGGCCTGATCGATTACGACGAAGTGCAGCGTCTTGCGACCGAGCACACGCCGAAGATGGTGGTGGCCGGTTTCTCGGCGTATTCGCAGAAGATCGACTGGGCCCGCTTCCGTGCCATTGCCGACAGCGTTGGCGCCTATCTGTTCGTGGACATGGCCCACATCGCTGGCCTCGTGGCCGCCGGGGTGTATCCCAGCCCGATGGAACATGCGCACGTGGTGACGTCGACGACGCACAAGACGCTGCGCGGTCCGCGTGGCGGCATCATCGTCGCCAAGGGCGCCAGCGAAGAATTGCAGAAGAAGCTGCAGTCGATCGTGTTCCCCGGCATTCAGGGTGGCCCGCTGATGCACGTGATCGCCGCCAAGGCGGTTGCGTTCAAGGAAGCACTGGAGCCGGCGTTCAAGACCTACCAGCAACAGGTGGTCAAGAATGCTCAGGCGATGGCCAACACGCTGATCGCACGCGGGTACAAGATCGTCTCCGGCGGCACCGAAAACCATCTGATGCTGGTCGACATGATCGGCCGCGACGTCTCCGGCAAGGATGCCGAAGCCGCGCTGGGCAAGGCGCACATCACCGTCAACAAGAACGCGGTGCCCAACGACCCGCGCTCGCCGTTCGTTACCTCGGGCCTGCGCTTGGGTACCCCGGCAATCACCACGCGCGGTTACAAGGAACCGGACAGCATCGATCTGGCCAACTGGATCGCCGATGTGCTCGACGCCCCGACCGACGAAGCGGTGCTGGCGAAAGTGCGCGATGCAGTGACCGCGCAGTGCAAGCGTTATCCGGTGTACGGCTGA
- a CDS encoding TonB-dependent receptor → MNKALVSPAVMAVLYAAAATAFAQDAAGTDAVARGSFTTTSTTTTSNTTNSNATQRALQLDAVKVTGSSVSLGSGNMEIQSAPKAVSTISRQAIIRGVPGANFTQMLSSIPGAIAATNDMTGLSDGSFTVRGFTADEIGVTLNGVPLNDSGDYTIYATEYGDTENMGDITVEQGYPGVTSPVIGAAGGNIAWVTVDPTADAGLDVSQSLGSNHYRRTFLRYNTGDSGPVRSWFSYSNNQADQWRGDGQSTVTKIDAKSVWTLDDGDAITGALQYTRHVRNGYRNLTKEQIAATGYDFGYVQSYKSADASDWVGTQTNPFRSWIANLDGEFTLSDSLHLSVVPYFVYGYGGGGYGYASTYVFYTFDTFRPGIHVKFKQDVGMRDSLEYGMLVERPREQGSNVFLPADPQGHPADVWGHDSRYYYKNANGSPQVAYRFYSTTPTYRAFATNTWTPNDQWTLTVGGAYTWVQRKGWYSTWPGADLGIDLATPGNSSLYASGANTYKKFTPTGGVKFQLDEQNQLFLGVGKTSRAPINTAALYDFWNAAYASAIGSQTSISDAEPEQALTADLGWRYYGDNLSTVLDLYATNFEHKQFSGADPMTHAPVYYQLGSVQMRGVNAELSYKVNDLWSVYASYAYNKSQMKSDVALGATTYATDGKTLVNAPRNVGYASVNYTGQALWASLSVNAQSRIWGTFLNAGGSDAGGFATVNLNSGYNFHDIGNLKKPYLKVNLFNLGNRKALIFSATTALDATASAASWQLLQDRTLMVTFGGSFAL, encoded by the coding sequence ATGAACAAAGCGCTTGTTTCCCCGGCCGTGATGGCCGTGCTGTACGCGGCCGCGGCTACCGCCTTCGCCCAGGACGCTGCCGGCACCGATGCCGTTGCGCGCGGCAGCTTCACCACGACCTCCACCACCACGACCTCCAACACCACCAATTCCAACGCCACCCAGCGCGCGCTCCAGCTCGACGCGGTCAAGGTGACCGGTAGCTCGGTGTCGCTGGGTAGCGGCAACATGGAGATACAGTCCGCGCCCAAGGCTGTGTCCACCATCAGCCGACAGGCCATTATCAGGGGCGTGCCTGGCGCCAACTTCACCCAGATGCTGTCCAGCATCCCCGGCGCGATCGCGGCCACCAACGACATGACCGGCCTGAGTGACGGCAGCTTCACCGTGCGCGGCTTCACCGCCGACGAGATCGGCGTGACCCTCAATGGTGTGCCACTCAACGACTCGGGTGATTACACGATCTACGCCACCGAGTACGGCGACACCGAAAACATGGGCGACATCACCGTCGAGCAGGGCTACCCGGGCGTGACCTCACCGGTGATCGGCGCAGCCGGCGGCAACATCGCCTGGGTGACCGTCGATCCGACCGCCGATGCCGGCTTGGACGTGAGCCAGAGCTTGGGCAGCAATCACTACAGGCGCACCTTCCTGCGCTACAACACCGGTGACAGCGGTCCGGTCCGTTCGTGGTTCTCCTATTCTAACAACCAGGCCGACCAATGGCGCGGCGATGGCCAGTCCACGGTGACCAAGATCGACGCCAAGTCGGTGTGGACGCTGGACGACGGCGACGCGATCACCGGCGCGCTGCAATACACCCGCCATGTCAGGAACGGCTACCGCAACCTGACCAAGGAGCAGATCGCCGCCACTGGCTACGACTTCGGGTATGTCCAGTCCTACAAGTCGGCCGATGCCAGTGACTGGGTCGGCACCCAGACCAACCCGTTCCGCAGCTGGATCGCCAACCTCGACGGTGAGTTCACACTGAGCGACAGCCTGCACCTATCGGTGGTGCCGTACTTCGTCTACGGCTACGGTGGTGGCGGCTACGGGTACGCCAGTACCTATGTGTTCTACACCTTCGACACCTTCCGGCCAGGCATCCACGTCAAGTTCAAGCAGGACGTTGGCATGCGCGACAGCCTGGAGTACGGCATGCTGGTCGAGCGCCCGCGTGAGCAAGGTTCCAATGTCTTCCTCCCGGCCGACCCACAGGGCCACCCTGCCGATGTCTGGGGCCATGACAGCCGGTATTACTACAAAAACGCCAACGGTAGCCCGCAGGTCGCCTATCGCTTCTACTCGACCACGCCCACCTACCGCGCTTTCGCCACCAACACCTGGACGCCTAACGACCAGTGGACGCTGACCGTTGGTGGCGCCTATACCTGGGTGCAGCGCAAGGGCTGGTATTCGACCTGGCCGGGCGCAGACCTGGGCATCGATCTGGCCACGCCGGGAAACAGCTCGCTGTACGCTTCCGGCGCGAATACGTACAAAAAGTTCACTCCGACGGGGGGCGTCAAGTTCCAACTCGATGAGCAGAACCAGTTATTCCTCGGGGTCGGCAAGACCTCCCGCGCGCCGATCAACACCGCCGCGCTGTACGACTTCTGGAACGCCGCCTACGCCAGTGCCATCGGTTCGCAGACATCGATCAGCGATGCCGAACCCGAGCAGGCGCTGACCGCCGACCTGGGCTGGCGCTACTACGGCGACAATCTGAGCACGGTGCTCGATCTGTATGCGACCAACTTCGAGCACAAGCAGTTCAGTGGCGCCGATCCGATGACCCACGCTCCGGTCTACTACCAGTTGGGCAGCGTGCAGATGCGCGGCGTCAATGCCGAGTTGAGCTACAAGGTCAACGACCTGTGGTCTGTTTATGCCTCCTATGCGTACAACAAGAGCCAGATGAAGAGCGATGTCGCGCTTGGCGCCACCACCTATGCCACCGACGGCAAGACCCTGGTCAACGCACCGAGAAACGTCGGATATGCCTCGGTCAACTACACAGGCCAAGCGCTGTGGGCCAGCCTGAGCGTGAATGCGCAGAGCAGGATCTGGGGCACCTTCCTCAACGCCGGTGGCTCGGACGCTGGTGGATTTGCCACCGTCAACCTCAACAGCGGCTACAACTTCCATGACATCGGCAACCTGAAGAAGCCTTACCTGAAGGTCAACCTGTTCAACCTGGGCAACCGCAAGGCGCTGATATTCTCGGCGACCACGGCGCTGGACGCCACGGCCTCGGCAGCGAGCTGGCAACTCCTGCAGGACCGCACGTTGATGGTCACCTTTGGCGGATCGTTCGCGCTGTAA